A single region of the Lycium barbarum isolate Lr01 chromosome 2, ASM1917538v2, whole genome shotgun sequence genome encodes:
- the LOC132626291 gene encoding MDIS1-interacting receptor like kinase 2-like, whose translation MVPRIFYFLHLLYFFTITFASTEEANALLKWKSTFQNKNTSLLASWTLSTDVCRAWYGVKCFNGRVNRLNITNVNVNGTLYYFPFSSLPFLEYVDLSLNQFSGTIPPEIGKLTNLVYLDLSINQISGKIPPQISSLTKLETLNISDNHLNGSIPAEIGKLVNLVEAYLGKNQLTGHIPPEIGSLVTAKLFYAFSNKLSGSIPAEVGKMKSLENLSLQINNLSGSVPITLGDLTELKILYLYSNQLTGPIPCKLGNLKNLTKLDLSYNQLTGSIPAFFGNLRNLQFLHLCANKLSGSIPRELTYLDNLAMLVMSENQFSGHLPDQLCRGGKLENFTVDSNKLIGPIPSSLRMCSSLKLVRLNNNSFVGNLSESFGIYPQLYFINLSDNKFHGELNSNWGKCKNLIDLRVAKNNISGSIPPDIGNVKGLLGLDLSSNHLVGQIPKEIGDLTSLVNLFVQNNNISGSIPGELRSLTKLESLDLSGNRLNGSIPNFLGDYVHLFRLNLSNNKFGQKIPIEIGKITQLNLIDLSNNHLVGEIPPDLANLKSLESLNLSHNGLSGCIPKELESLTGLLDVVLSYNDLEGPIPNNKAFINASLEGNKGLCGNVTGQQPCERSSSVAKKHSMAKKHKLILITVLPVMGALVLHCAFIGVLFMCDKRRNVKDVERRGDGWVSISTLDGKTLYKDILNTTEQFDATFCIGQGGHGSIYKVNLPSLGNIAVKRLHSSFENTHPKSFMNEVRALIGIKHRNIVKLYGYCSNAQNSLLVYEYVDRGSLSSILSNEVESKKLDWIKRVKIIKGVACALSYMHQDCLPPIVHRDISSSNILLDSEYEARVSDFGIAKFLKPDSSNSTALAGTYGYVAPELAYTMKVTKLCDVYSFGVLALEIIKGKHLGKYITLLANSSTRDHVQLSDLLDERLPHPENEVKAVLVFIIKLASSCLLETPKSRPTMYFISHKLSSMDPRRPTHQINPHVRRAILSMMADTKVSLYGNE comes from the exons ATGGTTCCCAGAATATTTTATTTCCTTCATCTCTTATATTTCTTCACAATTACTTTTGCTTCCACTGAGGAAGCAAATGCTCTTCTCAAATGGAAATCAACTTTCCAAAACAAGAATACTTCCTTATTGGCTTCATGGACACTAAGTACTGATGTATGCAGGGCCTGGTATGGAGTTAAATGCTTTAATGGTCGGGTAAATAGATTGAATATTACAAATGTTAATGTTAATGGTACACTCTATTATTTTCCATTTTCATCTCTCCCCTTTCTTGAATATGTTGATCTTAGCTTGAACCAGTTCTCTGGCACCATCCCACCTGAAATTGGTAAGCTCACTAATCTTGTCTATCTTGACTTGTCCATCAATCAGATTTCAGGCAAAATCCCACCACAAATCAGCTCACTAACCAAACTTGAGACTCTCAACATCTCTGACAACCATTTAAATGGTTCCATTCCCGCAGAAATAGGAAAACTTGTCAATCTTGTTGAAGCTTATCTTGGAAAGAACCAATTAACAGGTCATATTCCTCCAGAAATAGGTAGCTTGGTCACTGCAAAACTGTTTTATGCTTTCTCCAATAAATTGTCTGGTTCCATTCCTGCTGAAGTAGGAAAGATGAAGTCCCTTGAGAATTTAAGCTTACAAATAAATAATCTTTCTGGTTCAGTTCCAATTACGCTAGGTGACTTAACTGAGCTCAAAATTCTGTACCTTTATTCTAATCAACTTACTGGTCCCATCCCTTGTAAGTTGGGGAATCTGAAGAACCTCACTAAACTGGATTTATCATATAATCAACTTACTGGTTCAATTCCTGCTTTCTTTGGCAATTTGAGAAATTTGCAATTTCTCCATCTCTGTGCCAATAAACTTTCAGGTTCTATTCCCAGAGAACTTACATATTTGGATAACTTGGCAATGCTGGTAATGAGTGAAAATCAGTTTTCAGGCCATTTGCCAGACCAACTTTGCCGAGGTGGGAAACTTGAGAACTTCACTGTGGATAGTAACAAGCTGATAGGGCCAATACCAAGTAGCTTGAGGATGTGCTCGAGTCTCAAACTGGTTCGCCTTAATAACAACAGTTTCGTTGGGAATTTATCAGAATCTTTTGGTATCTATCCACAGCTTTATTTCATTAATTTGAGCGACAATAAATTTCATGGTGAACTCAACAGTAACTGGGGGAAATGTAAGAATTTAATTGATCTGCGGGTAGCCAAAAATAATATTAGTGGTAGCATACCACCAGATATTGGAAACGTCAAAGGGCTTCTAGGACTTGATCTTTCATCGAATCATTTGGTCGGGCAGATTCCTAAGGAAATTGGAGATTTAACCTCTCTGGTTAATCTTTTTGTTCAAAACAACAATATTTCTGGCAGTATACCCGGGGAACTTAGGTCACTGACAAAATTAGAATCCCTTGATCTATCAGGCAATAGATTGAATGGGTCGATCCCAAATTTTTTAGGAGATTACGTGCACTTGTTTCGGTTGAACCTGAGCAACAACAAATTTGGACAGAAAATTCCAATTGAGATTGGGAAGATAACTCAACTTAATTTAATTGATTTGAGCAATAATCATCTTGTTGGAGAAATACCCCCAGATCTAGCCAATTTGAAGAGCTTGGAAAGCTTAAATCTTTCCCACAATGGCCTCTCGGGCTGCATTCCTAAAGAACTTGAAAGTTTGACTGGTTTGCTGGATGTCGTGTTGTCATACAATGATTTGGAAGGTCCAATCCCTAATAATAAAGCTTTTATCAATGCCTCATTGGAAGGTAATAAAGGTCTTTGTGGAAATGTAACCGGACAGCAGCCTTGCGAAAGGTCATCTTCTGTGGCGAAGAAGCACTCAATGGCGAAGAAACATAAACTAATCCTTATCACTGTACTTCCTGTTATGGGAGCCCTAGTACTACACTGTGCTTTCATTGGTGTTCTATTTATGTGTGATAAAAGAAGGAACGTTAAAGATGTTGAAAGACGTGGTGATGGTTGGGTTTCAATATCCACGTTAGATGGAAAGACACTGTACAAAGATATCTTAAACACTACAGAGCAGTTTGATGCAACATTTTGCATCGGGCAAGGAGGGCATGGAAGCATTTACAAGGTAAACCTTCCATCATTAGGGAATATAGCTGTGAAGAGACTTCATTCTTCATTTGAGAATACACATCCCAAAAGTTTTATGAATGAAGTACGAGCATTGATTGGGATTAAGCACCGGAACATCGTGAAACTCTACGGCTATTGTTCGAATGCACAAAACTCGTTGTTGGTTTACGAGTATGTGGATAGAGGGAGTTTGTCTAGCATTTTGAGCAATGAAGTTGAGTCCAAGAAATTGGATTGGATTAAAAGGGTGAAAATCATCAAAGGTGTTGCTTGTGCTTTATCTTACATGCACCAAGATTGCTTACCACCGATCGTTCATCGTGACATATCAAGCAGTAATATTTTGCTTGATTCCGAGTATGAAGCTCGTGTTTCAGATTTTGGCATAGCTAAGTTTCTCAAGCCAGACTCATCTAATAGCACTGCGCTTGCAGGCACGTATGGATATGTTGCACCTG AGCTTGCTTACACAATGAAGGTTACAAAATTGTGTGATGTCTATAGCTTTGGAGTACTAGCATTGGAGATAATAAAAGGAAAGCATCTCGGGAAATACATTACTCTGCTAGCAAATTCATCGACTAGAGATCATGTGCAGCTTAGCGATTTGCTAGATGAACGCCTTCCACATCCTGAAAATGAAGTAAAAGCTGTTTTGGTATTTATCATCAAGCTAGCAAGCTCTTGTTTGCTTGAAACTCCAAAATCGAGGCCAACAATGTACTTCATCTCTCATAAGTTATCATCAATGGATCCACGTCGGCCTACTCATCAGATAAACCCCCATGTAAGGCGAGCTATATTATCCATGATGGCTGATACTAAGGTGTCTTTGTATGGAAATGAATAA
- the LOC132629375 gene encoding MDIS1-interacting receptor like kinase 2-like, producing MKRLHSSFENTHPKSFMNEVRALIGIKHRNIVNLYGYCSNAQNSLLVYEYVDRGSLSTILSNEVESKKLDWLKRVNIIKGVALALSYMQQDCSPPIVHRDISSIDVLLDYEYEARVSDFGIAKLLKPDLSNCTALAGTYGHVAPELAYTMKVTKLCDVYIIGDNKRKSILGNTLLC from the exons ATGAAGAGACTTCATTCTTCATTTGAGAATACACATCCCAAAAGCTTTATGAATGAAGTAAGGGCATTGATTGGGATTAAGCACCGGAACATCGTGAACCTCTACGGCTATTGTTCGAATGCACAAAACTCGTTGTTGGTTTACGAGTATGTGGATAGGGGGAGTTTGTCTACCATTTTGAGCAATGAAGTTGAGTCCAAGAAATTGGATTGGCTTAAAAGGGTAAATATCATCAAAGGTGTTGCTTTGGCTTTATCTTACATGCAGCAGGATTGCTCACCACCGATCGTTCATCGTGACATATCAAGCATTGATGTTTTGCTTGATTACGAGTATGAAGCTCGTGTTTCAGATTTTGGCATAGCTAAGCTTCTCAAGCCAGACTTATCTAATTGCACTGCACTTGCAGGCACGTATGGACATGTTGCACCTG AGCTTGCATACACAATGAAGGTTACAAAATTGTGTGATGTCTATATCATTGGAGATAATAAAAGGAAAAGCATCTTGGGGAATACATTACTCTGCTAG